One Dama dama isolate Ldn47 chromosome 16, ASM3311817v1, whole genome shotgun sequence DNA window includes the following coding sequences:
- the OMD gene encoding osteomodulin isoform X1, which produces MECSMFFERTEKNINKQELQWANFGQKRNMGFSSPVCVLFFFLGVKVYCQYESYQWDEDYDQEPDDVYETEFQFQHNINYEAPFHQHTLGCASECFCPPNFPSSMYCDNRKLKTIPNIPAHIQQVYLQFNEIEAVTADSFINATHLKEINLSHNKIKSQKIDHGVFAKLSNLLQLHLQHNNLEDFPFPLPKSLERIFLGYNEISRLQTDAVNGLVNLTMLDLCFNQIDDSMLQAKVLAKMEKLMQLNLCNNRLESMPPGLPSSLMYLSLENNSISSIPENYFNELPKLHALRISHNKLQDIPYNIFNLSNLIELNVGHNKLKQAFYIPRNLQHLYLENNEIENINVTVMCPSVDPLHYHHLTYIRIDQNKLKAPISSYIFLCFPHIHTIYYGEQQSTNGQTIQLKTQVFRRFPDDGDSEDHDDHHEGPEEEGTEENIDANYYGSQEWQGTI; this is translated from the exons ATGGAGTGTTCTATGTTTTTcgaaagaacagaaaagaacatCAACAAACAGGAGTTACAGTGGGCAAATTTTG GACAAAAAAGGAACATGGGCTTTTCAAGTCCAGTATgtgtccttttcttctttcttggagTCAAAGTATATTGCCAATATGAAAGTTATCAATGGGATGAAGATTATGACCAAGAACCAGATGATGTCTACGAAACAGAATTCCAATTTCAACACAATATAAACTATGAAGCTCCATTTCATCAGCATACCTTAGGTTGTGCCAGTGAATGCTTCTGTCCACCTAACTTTCCATCATCAATGTACTGTGATAATCGCAAATTAAAGACTATCCCAAATATTCCAGCACACATTCAGCAAGTCTATCTTCAGTTCAATGAAATTGAGGCTGTGACTGCAGATTCATTTATCAATGCCACTCATCTTAAAGAAATCAACCTCAGCCACAATAAAATTAAATCTCAAAAGATTGATCATGGTGTGTTTGCTAAATTGTCAAACCTACTACAGCTTCACCTACAGCATAACAATTTAGAAgactttccatttcctcttcctaaGTCTTTGGAAAGGATTTTTCTAGGTTACAATGAAATCTCCAGACTGCAGACAGATGCTGTGAATGGGCTTGTAAACTTGACCATGCTTGATCTCTGTTTTAATCAAATTGATGATTCTATGTTACAAGCAAAAGTACTTGCCaaaatggaaaaactgatgcaGCTCAACCTATGTAATAACAGATTAGAATCAATGCCTCCTGGTTTGCCTTCTTCACTTATGTATCTGTCTTTAGAAAACAATTCAATATCTTCTATACCAGAAAATTACTTCAACGAACTTCCGAAACTTCACGCTCTAAGAATATCACACAACAAACTACAAGACAttccatataatatttttaatctttccaaCCTTATAGAGCTCAATGTTGGACACAACAAACTGAAGCAAGCATTCTATATTCCAAGGAATTTACAGCACCTATacctagaaaataatgaaattgaaa atatcaATGTCACAGTGATGTGTCCATCAGTTGATCCACTACATTACCACCATTTAACATACATTCGCATAGATCAAAATAAGCTGAAAGCGCCAATAAGCTCATACATTTTCCTCTGCTTTCCTCATATACACACTATTTATTACGGTGAACAACAAAGCACTAATGGTCAAACGATACAACTGAAGACCCAAGTTTTCAGGAGATTTCCAGACGATGGTGATAGTGAAGATCATGATGATCATCATGAAGGCCCAGAAGAAGAAGGAACAGAAGAAAACATTGATGCTAACTATTATGGAAGTCAAGAATGGCAAGGAACTATATAG
- the OMD gene encoding osteomodulin isoform X2 — protein sequence MGFSSPVCVLFFFLGVKVYCQYESYQWDEDYDQEPDDVYETEFQFQHNINYEAPFHQHTLGCASECFCPPNFPSSMYCDNRKLKTIPNIPAHIQQVYLQFNEIEAVTADSFINATHLKEINLSHNKIKSQKIDHGVFAKLSNLLQLHLQHNNLEDFPFPLPKSLERIFLGYNEISRLQTDAVNGLVNLTMLDLCFNQIDDSMLQAKVLAKMEKLMQLNLCNNRLESMPPGLPSSLMYLSLENNSISSIPENYFNELPKLHALRISHNKLQDIPYNIFNLSNLIELNVGHNKLKQAFYIPRNLQHLYLENNEIENINVTVMCPSVDPLHYHHLTYIRIDQNKLKAPISSYIFLCFPHIHTIYYGEQQSTNGQTIQLKTQVFRRFPDDGDSEDHDDHHEGPEEEGTEENIDANYYGSQEWQGTI from the exons ATGGGCTTTTCAAGTCCAGTATgtgtccttttcttctttcttggagTCAAAGTATATTGCCAATATGAAAGTTATCAATGGGATGAAGATTATGACCAAGAACCAGATGATGTCTACGAAACAGAATTCCAATTTCAACACAATATAAACTATGAAGCTCCATTTCATCAGCATACCTTAGGTTGTGCCAGTGAATGCTTCTGTCCACCTAACTTTCCATCATCAATGTACTGTGATAATCGCAAATTAAAGACTATCCCAAATATTCCAGCACACATTCAGCAAGTCTATCTTCAGTTCAATGAAATTGAGGCTGTGACTGCAGATTCATTTATCAATGCCACTCATCTTAAAGAAATCAACCTCAGCCACAATAAAATTAAATCTCAAAAGATTGATCATGGTGTGTTTGCTAAATTGTCAAACCTACTACAGCTTCACCTACAGCATAACAATTTAGAAgactttccatttcctcttcctaaGTCTTTGGAAAGGATTTTTCTAGGTTACAATGAAATCTCCAGACTGCAGACAGATGCTGTGAATGGGCTTGTAAACTTGACCATGCTTGATCTCTGTTTTAATCAAATTGATGATTCTATGTTACAAGCAAAAGTACTTGCCaaaatggaaaaactgatgcaGCTCAACCTATGTAATAACAGATTAGAATCAATGCCTCCTGGTTTGCCTTCTTCACTTATGTATCTGTCTTTAGAAAACAATTCAATATCTTCTATACCAGAAAATTACTTCAACGAACTTCCGAAACTTCACGCTCTAAGAATATCACACAACAAACTACAAGACAttccatataatatttttaatctttccaaCCTTATAGAGCTCAATGTTGGACACAACAAACTGAAGCAAGCATTCTATATTCCAAGGAATTTACAGCACCTATacctagaaaataatgaaattgaaa atatcaATGTCACAGTGATGTGTCCATCAGTTGATCCACTACATTACCACCATTTAACATACATTCGCATAGATCAAAATAAGCTGAAAGCGCCAATAAGCTCATACATTTTCCTCTGCTTTCCTCATATACACACTATTTATTACGGTGAACAACAAAGCACTAATGGTCAAACGATACAACTGAAGACCCAAGTTTTCAGGAGATTTCCAGACGATGGTGATAGTGAAGATCATGATGATCATCATGAAGGCCCAGAAGAAGAAGGAACAGAAGAAAACATTGATGCTAACTATTATGGAAGTCAAGAATGGCAAGGAACTATATAG